Proteins from a single region of Pseudarthrobacter sp. NIBRBAC000502772:
- a CDS encoding M23 family metallopeptidase, with protein sequence MRHPVDYAPSQDFGDNPTAGLPASHWIIKQFGNYQPDGHTGTDYPCPVGTPVRAVADGTVLHAGYYGGTYADNPFWISPGFAGYCYVVDHGAFIGIYGHCRDGGALVHVGQRVTEGQILGPSGNTGASTGPHLHFEVLPDGYVLNSYMYGRINPARLFAGITAQSATITPLEDDMTPEERTTLFAVLDKINGNTDALPKPQYWNDLINAVARVDASASAPQLAAQINAAGLASAVRDELVKLIGGAK encoded by the coding sequence ATGAGGCACCCAGTTGATTACGCGCCATCGCAGGACTTTGGCGACAATCCCACGGCAGGACTCCCCGCGAGTCACTGGATCATAAAGCAGTTCGGCAACTACCAGCCGGACGGGCATACAGGCACCGACTACCCATGTCCTGTCGGTACGCCTGTCCGGGCTGTCGCTGATGGGACCGTACTGCACGCCGGATACTACGGCGGCACCTACGCTGACAACCCCTTCTGGATCTCGCCAGGGTTCGCCGGCTACTGCTACGTAGTGGATCACGGCGCATTCATTGGCATCTACGGCCACTGCCGGGATGGTGGCGCGCTAGTTCATGTCGGGCAGCGCGTTACTGAGGGGCAGATCCTCGGGCCGTCCGGGAACACTGGCGCATCCACTGGCCCACACCTTCACTTCGAGGTACTGCCTGACGGGTATGTCCTCAACTCCTATATGTACGGGCGGATCAATCCGGCCCGACTCTTCGCGGGCATCACCGCCCAATCCGCGACCATCACCCCACTGGAGGACGATATGACCCCGGAAGAACGCACCACACTCTTTGCAGTGCTGGACAAGATCAATGGCAACACTGACGCGCTGCCCAAGCCGCAGTACTGGAATGACCTGATCAACGCTGTGGCCCGCGTGGATGCCTCCGCATCAGCCCCGCAGCTCGCCGCGCAGATCAACGCCGCTGGCCTCGCGTCAGCCGTCCGTGACGAGCTCGTGAAGCTGATCGGGGGCGCCAAGTGA